A window of the Campylobacter massiliensis genome harbors these coding sequences:
- a CDS encoding malic enzyme-like NAD(P)-binding protein yields the protein MTHVTNEEALAYHEGGKIEIKVKTPCATARDLSMAYTPGVAVPCKQIEADNELAYKYTNKANLVAVITDGTAVLGLGDIGAVAGKPVMEGKAVLFKKFANVDAFDIELDEHDPDKIVEICKALAPTFGGINLEDIRAPKCFEIERKLQEAVDIPVMHDDQHGTAMITSAGIINAMEISGKDISKIKIVVSGAGAAGIACAKMYKALGAKHIVMIDSKGVIHKGRTDLTPEKVEFALETADRTLADAMKGADMFLGLSKPGVVTKEMVASMNDEPIIFALANPTPEIFPEDVASVRNDVMMGTGRSDYPNQVNNVLGFPFIFRGALDVRAKKITENMKMAAARALANLAKEPVPAEVCAAFGVKELKFGKDYIIPKPFDKRVLTAVAPAVAQAAVDDGVARVKDFDVKAYTEKLAKGL from the coding sequence ATGACACACGTAACTAACGAAGAGGCGCTCGCGTATCATGAGGGCGGCAAGATAGAGATAAAAGTAAAAACCCCATGCGCCACGGCTAGAGACCTATCTATGGCGTACACGCCGGGCGTTGCGGTACCGTGCAAGCAGATCGAGGCCGACAACGAACTAGCCTACAAATACACAAACAAGGCAAATTTAGTAGCCGTCATCACCGACGGTACAGCCGTGCTCGGTCTAGGCGACATCGGCGCGGTAGCGGGCAAGCCCGTGATGGAAGGCAAGGCAGTTTTGTTTAAAAAATTTGCAAACGTAGACGCCTTTGACATCGAGCTAGACGAGCACGATCCAGATAAGATCGTAGAGATCTGCAAAGCCTTAGCTCCTACTTTCGGCGGTATAAATTTAGAAGATATCCGCGCTCCGAAGTGCTTTGAGATCGAGCGCAAGCTACAAGAAGCAGTCGATATCCCGGTCATGCACGACGATCAGCACGGCACGGCGATGATAACAAGCGCGGGCATAATAAACGCGATGGAGATCTCCGGAAAAGACATCTCTAAAATCAAAATCGTAGTTAGCGGCGCGGGCGCTGCAGGTATCGCATGCGCGAAGATGTACAAGGCTCTGGGCGCCAAGCACATCGTGATGATCGACAGTAAAGGCGTCATACACAAAGGCCGCACCGATCTAACTCCGGAAAAGGTCGAATTTGCCCTTGAAACCGCAGATAGAACGCTAGCAGATGCTATGAAGGGCGCGGATATGTTCCTAGGCCTTTCAAAACCAGGCGTCGTGACCAAGGAAATGGTCGCCTCTATGAACGATGAGCCGATTATTTTCGCGCTTGCCAACCCTACTCCGGAAATCTTCCCTGAAGACGTCGCTAGCGTGCGAAACGACGTGATGATGGGAACCGGCCGCAGCGACTATCCGAACCAGGTAAATAACGTTCTTGGCTTTCCGTTTATATTCCGCGGCGCGCTAGACGTCAGAGCTAAAAAAATCACCGAAAATATGAAAATGGCTGCGGCCCGCGCGCTTGCAAATTTGGCCAAAGAGCCCGTGCCTGCGGAGGTTTGCGCGGCGTTTGGCGTAAAAGAGCTAAAATTCGGCAAAGACTACATCATACCAAAACCGTTTGACAAACGCGTCCTAACGGCGGTCGCTCCTGCGGTAGCGCAAGCAGCGGTCGACGACGGCGTAGCTAGAGTGAAGGATTTTGACGTCAAAGCCTATACCGAAAAGCTAGCAAAGGGTCTGTAA
- the gltX gene encoding glutamate--tRNA ligase, whose translation MQNSQIVTRFAPSPTGYLHIGGLRTALYNYLYARANGGKFLLRIEDTDLKRNSEEATQAIKEAFAWCGLDHDGEVTYQSRRFDVYKEYVQKLLAEGKAYKCYMSKDELDALRAEQEARKERPKYDNRYREFTGTPPAGVEPVIRIKAPLSGEIVINDGIKGEVKFRVEDILDDFIIARSDGTPTYNFTVVIDDALMGVTDVIRGDDHLSNTPKQIVLYDALGFKAPKFYHVAMINGEDGSKLSKRHGATDVMEYKRMGYLPEALLNFLVRLGWSHGNDEIFGMDDMLKYFDPHDINKSSSTYNASKLEWLNAHYIKTLPYERLASEMLEFDIDFKAMPKGEVLLNSLRERSKTLVEMSQSARTIINAPSAYDEKAYTKFITPESKENLAKFAEILGKNLDAKGYEEMTAKFLETNGLKLKDLAQALRVALTGNSVSPGIFEVLEVLGADETKKRIKNILKENK comes from the coding sequence ATGCAAAATTCACAAATAGTAACTAGATTTGCCCCCTCTCCGACCGGATATCTGCATATCGGCGGGCTTAGGACGGCGCTTTATAACTACTTATACGCTAGAGCAAACGGCGGCAAATTTCTGCTGCGCATCGAAGATACCGATCTAAAACGCAACTCCGAGGAGGCCACGCAAGCGATAAAAGAGGCCTTTGCCTGGTGCGGACTGGATCACGACGGCGAGGTGACGTATCAGTCGCGTAGATTCGACGTTTATAAAGAGTACGTACAGAAGCTGCTAGCCGAGGGCAAAGCCTACAAATGCTACATGAGCAAAGACGAGCTAGACGCTCTGCGCGCCGAGCAAGAAGCGAGAAAAGAGAGACCCAAATACGACAATCGCTACCGCGAATTTACGGGTACTCCGCCTGCGGGAGTCGAGCCCGTCATCCGTATCAAAGCGCCTCTAAGCGGCGAGATCGTGATCAACGACGGCATCAAAGGCGAGGTTAAATTTAGAGTCGAGGATATCCTGGATGATTTTATCATCGCGCGCTCCGACGGCACGCCTACCTATAACTTCACCGTCGTGATAGACGATGCGCTGATGGGCGTAACGGACGTCATCCGCGGCGACGATCATCTATCAAACACCCCGAAGCAAATCGTACTCTACGATGCGCTGGGCTTTAAAGCGCCGAAATTTTACCACGTCGCGATGATAAACGGCGAGGACGGCAGCAAACTAAGCAAACGCCACGGCGCGACCGACGTGATGGAGTATAAGCGCATGGGTTATCTGCCCGAGGCTCTTTTAAATTTCCTCGTTCGCCTAGGCTGGAGCCACGGAAACGACGAAATTTTCGGTATGGACGATATGCTAAAGTACTTCGATCCGCACGATATAAACAAGAGCTCAAGCACCTATAACGCAAGCAAGCTAGAGTGGCTAAACGCCCACTACATCAAGACTCTGCCGTACGAGAGGCTAGCAAGCGAGATGCTTGAATTTGATATAGATTTTAAAGCGATGCCAAAGGGCGAAGTGCTGTTAAATTCATTGCGAGAACGCTCGAAAACGCTAGTTGAAATGAGTCAGAGCGCAAGAACGATCATAAACGCTCCAAGCGCATACGACGAGAAAGCGTATACTAAATTTATCACGCCCGAAAGCAAGGAAAATTTGGCTAAATTTGCCGAAATTTTAGGCAAAAATTTAGACGCCAAGGGCTACGAGGAGATGACGGCTAAATTTTTAGAAACAAACGGCTTAAAGCTAAAAGACCTAGCTCAGGCGCTTCGCGTCGCGCTAACGGGAAATAGCGTAAGTCCGGGGATATTTGAGGTGCTCGAAGTTTTGGGCGCAGACGAGACGAAAAAACGAATAAAAAATATTTTAAAGGAGAACAAATGA
- a CDS encoding peptidylprolyl isomerase: MLKKISFAAFFLSFCMANASQISNGIAVIIENEPITVNEVRKAAAQLQTNEANALNLLIRDRLETAQIKNLKIEASDYELNQRLQKIASESGMNVSDLRSAVLSKGGDYSQFKDDVAKSIKQEKLYQSIFAEAKINISENAARAYFEQNRDLFAHFTDVSVTRYVAPSMQLLEAARHSSPMNANHSVHMDVLDLKSEQIPPQLRTIFQQTPDGTFTQIFQTPEGFEMFYVASKKGQTMPEFDEVRDEAMNALYKLEQDRVIGEYFNKLRAKANVKYLR; this comes from the coding sequence ATGTTAAAAAAGATCTCATTCGCCGCGTTTTTTCTCAGTTTTTGTATGGCTAACGCGAGCCAGATCTCAAACGGCATAGCCGTCATCATCGAAAACGAACCCATCACCGTAAACGAAGTGCGCAAAGCCGCCGCGCAGCTGCAAACAAACGAAGCAAACGCGCTAAATTTACTGATCCGCGATAGACTAGAAACTGCGCAGATCAAAAACCTAAAAATCGAAGCCAGCGACTACGAGCTAAATCAAAGGCTGCAAAAGATCGCAAGCGAGAGCGGCATGAACGTCTCCGACCTGCGCTCGGCCGTGCTATCAAAGGGTGGCGACTACTCGCAGTTTAAAGACGACGTGGCAAAAAGCATAAAACAAGAAAAGCTATATCAAAGCATATTTGCCGAGGCTAAAATCAACATCTCAGAAAACGCCGCGAGAGCGTATTTCGAGCAAAATCGCGACCTTTTCGCGCACTTTACCGACGTGAGCGTGACTAGATACGTGGCGCCTTCGATGCAGCTTTTAGAGGCCGCCAGACACAGCTCTCCGATGAACGCCAACCACAGCGTGCACATGGACGTGCTGGATCTAAAAAGCGAGCAGATCCCGCCTCAACTACGAACGATATTTCAGCAGACCCCCGACGGCACTTTCACGCAAATTTTCCAGACTCCAGAGGGCTTTGAGATGTTTTACGTAGCATCTAAAAAGGGGCAAACGATGCCTGAATTTGACGAGGTCAGAGACGAGGCGATGAACGCGCTTTATAAACTCGAGCAAGACCGCGTCATCGGCGAATACTTCAACAAACTCCGCGCCAAAGCTAACGTCAAATATCTGCGCTAA